A region of Streptomyces deccanensis DNA encodes the following proteins:
- a CDS encoding glycerol-3-phosphate dehydrogenase/oxidase, translated as MRTAALGPAQRAESLAGMAERELDVLVVGGGVVGAGTALDAVTRGLSTGLVEARDWASGTSSRSSKLIHGGLRYLEMLDFALVREALKERGLLLERLAPHLVKPVPFLYPLQHKGWERWYAGSGVALYDGMSMARGHGRGLPIHRHLTRHHALRIAPCLKKDALVGALQYYDAQMDDARYVATMVRTAASYGAKVANRARVTGFLREGERVVGAKVQDVEGGGEYEIRARQVVNATGVWTDDTQAMVGERGQFHVRASKGIHLVVPKDRIHSTTGLILRTEKSVLFVIPWGRHWIVGTTDTDWDLDKAHPAASSADIDYLLEHVNSVLAVPLTRDDVQGVYAGLRPLLAGESDATSKLSREHIVAHPVPGLVVVAGGKYTTYRVMAKDAVDAAVHGLDQRVAECVTEDVPLLGAEGYRALWNARARIAASTGLHVVRVEHLLNRYGSATEEVLELIAADPSLGEPLHAADDYLRAEVVYAASHEGARHLDDVLTRRTRISIETFDRGTRSAREAAELMAPVLGWDKDQIEREVQHYEKRVEAERESQRQPDDLTADAARLGAPDIVPL; from the coding sequence GTGAGGACAGCGGCACTGGGACCGGCGCAGCGCGCCGAGTCACTGGCGGGTATGGCCGAGCGCGAGCTGGACGTGCTGGTCGTGGGTGGTGGCGTGGTCGGTGCGGGCACGGCCCTGGACGCCGTGACCCGCGGTCTGTCCACGGGCCTGGTCGAGGCGCGTGACTGGGCGTCGGGCACCTCCAGCCGGTCCAGCAAGCTGATCCACGGCGGCCTGCGCTATCTGGAGATGCTCGATTTCGCCCTCGTCCGCGAGGCCCTGAAGGAGCGTGGGCTGCTGCTGGAGCGGCTGGCCCCCCATCTGGTCAAGCCGGTCCCCTTCCTCTATCCCTTGCAGCACAAGGGGTGGGAGCGGTGGTACGCCGGCTCGGGCGTCGCGCTGTACGACGGGATGTCCATGGCGCGCGGACACGGGCGCGGGCTCCCGATCCACCGTCACCTGACCCGTCACCACGCCCTGCGCATCGCGCCCTGCTTGAAGAAGGACGCGCTCGTCGGGGCGCTGCAGTACTACGACGCCCAGATGGACGACGCGCGGTACGTGGCCACCATGGTCCGCACGGCCGCGTCGTACGGGGCGAAGGTCGCCAACCGCGCGCGGGTGACCGGGTTCCTGCGGGAGGGCGAGCGGGTCGTCGGGGCCAAGGTGCAGGACGTCGAGGGCGGCGGGGAGTACGAGATCCGCGCCCGGCAGGTCGTGAACGCGACCGGGGTGTGGACCGACGACACCCAGGCGATGGTCGGCGAGCGCGGGCAGTTCCACGTCCGGGCCTCCAAGGGCATCCATCTGGTCGTACCGAAGGACCGGATCCACTCCACGACCGGGCTGATCCTGCGGACCGAGAAGTCCGTGCTGTTCGTCATCCCCTGGGGGCGGCACTGGATCGTGGGCACGACGGACACCGACTGGGACCTCGACAAGGCGCATCCGGCGGCGTCCAGCGCGGACATCGACTATCTGCTGGAGCATGTGAACTCGGTCCTGGCGGTGCCGCTGACGCGGGACGACGTGCAGGGGGTGTACGCCGGGCTGCGGCCGCTGCTCGCGGGGGAGTCCGACGCCACCAGCAAGCTCTCGCGGGAGCACATCGTGGCGCATCCGGTGCCGGGGCTGGTGGTCGTGGCCGGCGGCAAGTACACGACCTACCGGGTCATGGCCAAGGACGCGGTGGACGCCGCCGTGCACGGGCTCGACCAGCGGGTCGCGGAGTGCGTCACCGAGGATGTGCCGCTGCTGGGGGCCGAGGGGTACCGGGCGTTGTGGAACGCGCGGGCGCGGATCGCGGCGAGCACCGGGCTGCACGTGGTGCGGGTGGAGCATCTGCTGAACCGGTACGGGTCGGCGACCGAGGAGGTGCTCGAACTGATCGCGGCCGATCCGTCGTTGGGTGAGCCGCTGCACGCGGCCGACGACTATCTGCGGGCCGAGGTGGTGTACGCGGCCTCGCACGAGGGGGCGCGGCATCTCGACGACGTGCTGACGCGGCGGACGCGGATCTCGATCGAGACGTTCGACCGGGGGACGCGCAGTGCGCGCGAGGCGGCCGAGTTGATGGCTCCCGTGCTCGGGTGGGACAAGGACCAGATCGAGCGGGAGGTTCAGCACTACGAGAAGAGGGTGGAGGCGGAGCGGGAGTCGCAGCGGCAGCCGGACGACCTGACCGCGGACGCGGCGCGGCTGGGGGCGCCGGACATCGTGCCGCTGTAG
- a CDS encoding serine/threonine-protein kinase, with protein sequence MQGQLLAGRYRLVDTIGSGGMGRVWRAHDEVLHRAVAVKELTAALYVSESEQAILLRRTRAEARAAARINHAAVVTVHDVLEHDNRPWIVMELVEGVSLADAVRDRGRVEAREAARIGVWVLRALRAAHRAGVLHRDVKPGNVLLAEDGRVMLTDFGIAQVEGDTTITRTGEIVGSVDYIAPERVRGQEPGPASDLWSLGATLYTAVAGKSPFRRTTPLTTMQAVVSEEAEEPADAGALGPVITALLCKDPALRPGPDEAEQMLAEAAEGRRPREAQAYLATREHAGGEGAGSEGSGDLEGAGSGGADGWGHAQGSGGVGGPGEASGTSGVGGVGATSGAGGVSAQGAEYSTGAVGGWSGGAGGFGGAGVSAAPASGAHRTNSVPAAPTAQRRRRGRTVALVLLLAVLVGGAGAVALHYAGGWFAGSGSTADGSGGSEDGGQSADGVPEGWERVEDPQGFSLALPKGWKRQVEGSQIDYTPDGGEHFLRIAVDDSPDFDSPYHHQLDLEEQVRTRPQYDRVRLEENIFRDRPGALWDFTWTAPAKDTEFPGPRRAIEQMYLSRDGVEYTIYMSSPAADWKTAEKQFYAVLRSWRPA encoded by the coding sequence ATGCAGGGCCAGCTCCTCGCGGGGCGCTACCGGCTCGTCGACACCATCGGCAGCGGTGGCATGGGACGGGTCTGGCGTGCGCACGATGAGGTGCTGCACCGGGCGGTCGCGGTCAAGGAGTTGACGGCCGCGCTGTATGTCTCGGAGAGCGAGCAGGCCATCCTGTTGCGGCGGACCCGGGCCGAGGCGCGCGCGGCGGCACGGATCAACCACGCGGCCGTCGTCACCGTGCACGACGTGCTGGAGCACGACAACCGCCCGTGGATCGTCATGGAGTTGGTCGAGGGCGTCTCGCTGGCCGACGCCGTGCGGGACCGGGGGCGGGTGGAGGCGCGCGAGGCGGCGCGGATCGGTGTGTGGGTGCTGCGCGCGCTGCGGGCCGCCCACCGGGCCGGTGTGCTGCACCGCGATGTGAAGCCGGGGAACGTGCTGCTCGCCGAGGACGGCCGGGTCATGCTCACCGACTTCGGTATCGCGCAGGTCGAGGGTGACACCACGATCACCCGGACCGGCGAGATCGTCGGTTCCGTCGACTACATCGCCCCCGAGCGGGTGCGCGGGCAGGAACCCGGTCCCGCCTCCGATCTGTGGTCCCTGGGCGCCACCCTCTATACGGCGGTGGCCGGCAAGTCGCCGTTCCGGCGCACCACTCCGCTCACCACCATGCAGGCCGTGGTGAGCGAGGAGGCCGAGGAACCGGCGGACGCCGGGGCGTTGGGGCCCGTCATCACCGCGCTGCTGTGCAAGGACCCCGCCCTGCGTCCCGGTCCCGACGAGGCCGAGCAGATGCTCGCCGAGGCGGCGGAGGGGCGGCGACCCCGGGAGGCGCAGGCGTATCTGGCGACTCGGGAGCATGCGGGGGGCGAGGGGGCCGGATCGGAGGGCTCGGGCGACCTGGAGGGTGCGGGCTCCGGCGGGGCGGATGGCTGGGGGCACGCGCAGGGCTCGGGTGGAGTCGGCGGCCCTGGCGAAGCGAGTGGAACCAGTGGTGTCGGTGGTGTCGGGGCAACGAGTGGTGCCGGCGGGGTTAGTGCGCAGGGGGCGGAGTACTCCACCGGGGCCGTTGGCGGCTGGAGCGGCGGGGCCGGTGGTTTCGGTGGGGCCGGGGTGTCGGCCGCTCCGGCGTCCGGCGCCCATCGGACGAACTCCGTGCCCGCCGCTCCGACCGCCCAGCGGCGCCGCCGGGGCCGTACGGTCGCCCTCGTGCTGCTGCTGGCGGTGCTGGTCGGAGGCGCCGGTGCCGTCGCGCTGCACTACGCGGGCGGGTGGTTCGCGGGGAGTGGCTCCACCGCGGACGGATCGGGCGGGTCGGAGGACGGGGGCCAGTCGGCCGACGGGGTGCCCGAGGGGTGGGAGCGGGTCGAGGATCCGCAGGGCTTCAGCCTCGCGCTGCCCAAGGGGTGGAAGCGGCAGGTGGAGGGCTCGCAGATCGACTACACGCCCGACGGCGGTGAGCACTTCCTCCGGATCGCCGTGGACGACTCGCCGGACTTCGACAGCCCGTACCACCACCAGCTCGACCTGGAGGAGCAGGTGCGGACGCGGCCGCAGTACGACCGGGTGCGACTGGAGGAGAACATCTTCCGCGACCGGCCGGGCGCGCTGTGGGACTTCACGTGGACCGCGCCGGCGAAGGACACGGAGTTCCCCGGGCCGCGCCGGGCGATCGAGCAGATGTACCTCTCTCGGGACGGCGTCGAGTACACGATCTACATGTCCTCGCCCGCGGCGGACTGGAAGACGGCCGAGAAGCAGTTCTACGCGGTGCTGCGCAGCTGGCGGCCTGCGTAG
- a CDS encoding protein kinase domain-containing protein, which produces MDEYAGRVLADRYRLPLPPSDEYELAAEIRAFDTYSGQEVLVRQVPLPEVVEAEVLDSDGLPEGYVARDGGVRRGAARATRGSADPAVRRAIEAAQAAAQIPDHPRLDQVFDVFAEGGSLWIVSELVSARTLETLLAEQPLTPYRAAEVAADVLTALRALHAHGWVHRNITARTVLVCDDGRVMLTGLAAGAAEEALCGYDPVPAREFEDRPPAPPVGGAGASAVGPGGGQGPRQVPVPPGGVRDVRRDPVPPGGVPGARGGALPGGGGTFGGARGGGPGGASPSGSVEDPEAARRAAIEARAGSAAPGADPSGGQRALEAGGDARAARAGAIAAYRAGARAAARVQDDQRGGPGTGLPAQRPAPQDGTSEAGRDSGPTSGAATRPVPLHQIADPYGVLANGGPTSAWHGALPRGGADASGADDRRRADSGTTDSGTAASRTTDGGAPGGYGAHDGATPGDAPYGGGAVGGGRVGYGTGGGTVGGGSVGGGAGGGAYADAGSGAPVPVGVTDAVPWDAGGAGAAPRRGPATALAAERARQARMALVGPVTERWAPEQAGPVHENWQLAAPIGPATDLWALGALLFRAVQGHAPYPEENTAELVQLVCAEPPAFAEECGPLRPVVESLLRQDPTERLDFEELRGWLRSLVRSAPEPEAGTHVVPAPPVDASRLPIVRRRGELVRRRRAGLPATSAHARHKRTRQDGRPQPRKLGRNLLLLILLALAAAITYAMVFMPKATPSSGGADTGSRTDSVGQPSSAPEASGDSRPGQNSSSPDGGEEGQSDASPSPSESSGSTQTQTGDPEVAQGFTLRKDPEGFQVAVATGWDRAGRNGRGQIVYSQGGFELILVPGRDSTGTYGSDPLKYQREDERELQPFRDSSWATSTGMRLIEVGGVTSAEGQFTWQDSEGRGVFVRNLVILLDGRYHVVQVRGPEAERDEVTRLYEQAAATYKATG; this is translated from the coding sequence GTGGACGAATACGCGGGGCGAGTACTCGCCGACCGCTATCGCCTGCCGCTGCCGCCCTCCGACGAGTACGAACTCGCCGCCGAGATACGGGCCTTCGACACCTACAGCGGACAGGAAGTCCTGGTCCGGCAGGTGCCGTTGCCCGAGGTGGTCGAGGCGGAGGTGCTCGACTCGGACGGTCTGCCCGAGGGGTACGTCGCACGGGACGGCGGGGTACGCCGGGGTGCGGCTCGGGCCACGCGCGGGTCCGCCGACCCCGCTGTCCGGCGGGCCATCGAGGCCGCGCAGGCCGCCGCGCAGATCCCCGACCACCCCCGGCTCGACCAGGTCTTCGACGTGTTCGCCGAAGGCGGCTCGTTGTGGATAGTGAGCGAACTGGTGTCCGCCCGGACCCTGGAGACGCTGCTCGCTGAGCAGCCGTTGACGCCGTACCGCGCGGCGGAGGTCGCCGCCGACGTGCTCACCGCGCTGCGCGCGCTGCACGCGCACGGCTGGGTCCACCGGAACATCACCGCCCGCACCGTGCTGGTCTGCGACGACGGCCGGGTGATGCTGACCGGGCTGGCCGCCGGGGCGGCGGAAGAGGCGCTGTGCGGGTACGACCCGGTGCCCGCGCGGGAGTTCGAGGACAGGCCGCCCGCGCCCCCCGTGGGTGGCGCGGGGGCGTCTGCCGTGGGGCCGGGTGGAGGGCAGGGGCCGCGGCAGGTTCCGGTGCCGCCCGGCGGGGTGCGGGACGTCCGGCGTGACCCGGTGCCGCCCGGCGGTGTCCCCGGTGCCCGCGGCGGCGCGCTGCCCGGAGGCGGCGGGACGTTCGGCGGCGCGCGCGGTGGTGGGCCCGGCGGCGCGTCGCCCAGTGGTTCGGTCGAGGATCCCGAGGCCGCGCGGCGGGCCGCGATAGAGGCGCGGGCGGGGAGCGCGGCTCCGGGGGCGGACCCCTCCGGGGGACAGCGCGCGCTGGAGGCCGGCGGGGACGCGCGGGCGGCGCGGGCGGGTGCCATCGCGGCGTACCGGGCTGGTGCGCGGGCCGCGGCCCGTGTGCAGGACGACCAACGCGGCGGGCCGGGCACGGGGTTGCCCGCGCAGCGGCCGGCACCGCAGGACGGGACGTCGGAGGCGGGACGGGACAGCGGACCGACGTCCGGGGCGGCGACGCGCCCGGTGCCGCTCCACCAGATCGCCGACCCCTACGGCGTCCTCGCGAACGGCGGACCCACGAGCGCCTGGCACGGAGCCCTGCCGCGCGGGGGAGCGGACGCGTCCGGTGCGGACGACCGCCGTAGGGCCGACAGCGGTACGACCGACAGCGGTACGGCCGCCAGCAGGACGACCGACGGTGGTGCCCCCGGCGGCTACGGCGCCCACGATGGGGCCACGCCCGGCGACGCGCCGTACGGTGGCGGAGCGGTCGGCGGCGGAAGGGTCGGCTACGGCACGGGCGGTGGGACGGTCGGCGGTGGCTCGGTCGGTGGCGGGGCGGGCGGTGGTGCGTACGCCGACGCCGGGTCCGGCGCCCCGGTTCCCGTGGGTGTGACGGACGCCGTGCCCTGGGACGCCGGCGGGGCCGGGGCCGCTCCTCGGCGGGGGCCCGCGACCGCGCTCGCGGCCGAGCGCGCACGCCAGGCGCGGATGGCTCTGGTGGGGCCGGTCACGGAGCGATGGGCGCCCGAGCAGGCCGGACCGGTGCACGAGAACTGGCAGTTGGCCGCGCCGATCGGACCGGCCACGGATCTGTGGGCGCTCGGCGCGCTGCTGTTCCGGGCCGTGCAGGGGCATGCGCCGTACCCGGAGGAGAACACCGCCGAGCTGGTGCAGCTGGTGTGCGCCGAGCCGCCCGCGTTCGCCGAGGAGTGCGGACCGTTGCGGCCGGTCGTGGAGTCGCTGCTGCGGCAGGACCCCACCGAGCGGCTGGACTTCGAGGAACTGCGCGGCTGGCTGCGCTCCCTGGTGCGGTCGGCGCCCGAACCCGAGGCCGGTACGCACGTCGTGCCCGCGCCGCCCGTCGACGCGAGCCGGCTGCCGATCGTACGGCGGCGGGGCGAACTCGTCCGCAGACGACGGGCCGGGCTGCCCGCGACCAGCGCGCACGCCCGCCACAAGCGCACTCGGCAGGACGGCAGGCCCCAACCCCGCAAGCTGGGCCGGAACCTGCTCCTGCTGATCCTGCTCGCGCTGGCCGCCGCCATCACGTACGCCATGGTGTTCATGCCCAAGGCCACGCCGAGCAGCGGGGGCGCTGACACCGGCAGCCGTACGGACAGTGTCGGGCAGCCCAGTTCGGCGCCGGAGGCGAGCGGTGACTCACGGCCCGGTCAGAACTCCAGCTCACCCGACGGTGGCGAGGAGGGCCAGAGCGACGCGAGCCCGTCGCCGTCGGAGTCGTCCGGGTCCACGCAGACGCAGACCGGCGATCCCGAGGTCGCCCAGGGGTTCACCCTGCGCAAGGACCCCGAGGGCTTCCAGGTCGCCGTGGCCACCGGCTGGGACCGTGCCGGCCGGAACGGGCGCGGCCAGATCGTCTACTCCCAGGGCGGCTTCGAGCTGATCCTCGTCCCCGGGCGGGACAGCACGGGGACGTACGGCAGCGATCCGCTGAAGTACCAGCGGGAGGACGAGCGCGAGTTGCAGCCCTTCCGCGACTCGTCCTGGGCCACCTCCACCGGCATGCGGCTGATCGAGGTGGGCGGGGTGACCTCGGCCGAGGGGCAGTTCACCTGGCAGGACTCCGAGGGGCGCGGCGTCTTCGTACGCAACCTCGTGATCCTGCTCGACGGGCGGTACCACGTGGTGCAGGTGCGCGGGCCGGAGGCGGAGCGGGACGAGGTCACCCGGCTGTACGAGCAGGCGGCGGCCACGTACAAGGCGACCGGCTGA
- a CDS encoding serine/threonine-protein kinase, translating to MSEAERAGESRQDKDARLLAGRYRLGGVLGRGGMGTVWRAEDETLGRTVAVKELRFPSSIDADEKRRLITRTLREAKAIARIRNNAAVTVFDVVHEDDRPWIVMELVEGKSLAEVIREDGVLEPRRAAEVGLAILDVLRAAHREGILHRDVKPSNVLIDKRDGRVVLTDFGIAQVEGDPSITSTGMLVGAPSYISPERARGHKPGPAADLWSLGGLLYAAVEGVPPYDKGSAIATLTAVMTEPVPPPKRAGALKDVIFGLLTKDPERRLDDAGARALLNSVIHAPDPKDVDPVDATRVVPLPPVPEERSKKGGSGGGGAGAGGKNGGGERTRAPRWSMRKGAAGAGAGAGTAAAGSGVGTGSGSGSGVGVARGASGGASGGASGAASGGAGVKSSASAAVTTRSASVGVSSAADSAKSGGGAAHAAGKSASGVPGPRVGGAGQGAGSGVGAGAGVGNSVSAGRTSGWPEMPPPDLPPRPVPRAPITDVVSRRTLAVIAVAVVLAVLGTVLALTLGGDGGSSTDSKGPDTKAAASSGAASGSDADSKDADKGTDADKAKGSDPSPDGETTEEAGSSGSGGSSPSPSGGSNGSVGGDGSGSGSGDIATKTYKSSQGFSIGLPDGWKYQSTDAAGARFSGPDGQRLLVGWTSTPKSDPVADWKNQERYMTRPQYERIRIEAVNYRGWNAADWEFTYVESGTKNRSIDRGFVVDSRQGYALMYTAKAAKWSGELRKDTWRTFTKTFEPKA from the coding sequence ATGTCGGAGGCGGAGCGGGCTGGGGAATCCCGTCAGGACAAGGACGCACGTCTCCTCGCCGGGCGGTACCGGCTGGGAGGGGTCCTCGGTCGCGGCGGTATGGGCACGGTGTGGCGTGCCGAGGACGAGACGTTGGGCCGTACGGTCGCCGTCAAGGAGTTGCGGTTCCCGTCGAGCATCGACGCGGACGAGAAGCGGCGGCTGATCACGCGTACGTTGCGCGAGGCCAAGGCGATCGCGCGGATCCGCAACAACGCCGCCGTGACGGTGTTCGACGTCGTCCACGAGGACGACCGGCCGTGGATCGTGATGGAGCTCGTCGAGGGCAAGTCGCTCGCCGAGGTCATCCGGGAGGACGGCGTCCTCGAACCGAGGCGGGCCGCCGAGGTGGGGCTCGCCATCCTCGACGTGCTGCGCGCCGCGCACCGCGAGGGCATCCTGCACCGGGACGTGAAGCCGTCGAACGTGCTCATCGACAAGCGCGACGGCCGGGTCGTCCTCACCGACTTCGGTATCGCACAGGTCGAGGGCGACCCCTCCATCACCTCGACCGGCATGCTCGTGGGCGCTCCCTCGTACATCTCGCCGGAGCGGGCGCGCGGGCACAAGCCCGGGCCCGCCGCCGACCTGTGGTCCCTCGGCGGTCTGCTCTACGCGGCGGTCGAGGGGGTGCCGCCCTACGACAAGGGGTCGGCCATAGCGACGCTGACCGCAGTGATGACCGAGCCGGTGCCGCCGCCGAAGCGCGCCGGGGCGCTGAAGGACGTCATCTTCGGCCTGCTCACCAAGGACCCCGAGCGGCGCCTCGACGACGCCGGCGCACGGGCCCTGCTCAACAGCGTGATCCACGCGCCCGATCCCAAGGACGTCGATCCGGTGGACGCCACGCGGGTCGTGCCGTTGCCGCCGGTGCCGGAGGAGCGCTCGAAGAAGGGCGGTTCCGGTGGCGGCGGGGCCGGGGCCGGTGGCAAGAACGGGGGTGGCGAGCGGACTCGCGCGCCTCGATGGTCGATGCGCAAGGGCGCGGCTGGGGCCGGGGCCGGGGCCGGGACGGCGGCTGCCGGTTCCGGTGTCGGTACCGGTTCTGGTTCTGGTTCCGGTGTCGGTGTCGCTCGGGGGGCTTCCGGTGGGGCTTCGGGCGGTGCCTCCGGTGCCGCCTCCGGCGGGGCCGGTGTGAAGTCCTCGGCTTCGGCGGCCGTGACGACGCGGTCCGCTTCCGTCGGGGTGTCGTCCGCCGCCGACAGCGCGAAGTCCGGTGGGGGCGCGGCGCACGCGGCGGGCAAGTCGGCGTCCGGGGTGCCCGGACCGCGGGTCGGCGGTGCCGGTCAGGGTGCGGGATCGGGTGTGGGTGCCGGCGCGGGTGTGGGCAACTCCGTCTCGGCGGGGCGGACTTCGGGGTGGCCCGAGATGCCGCCGCCGGATCTGCCGCCGAGGCCGGTGCCCAGGGCGCCCATCACGGACGTGGTGTCACGGCGGACGCTGGCGGTCATCGCGGTGGCCGTGGTCCTCGCCGTCCTCGGAACCGTGCTGGCGCTCACCCTCGGTGGGGACGGCGGCAGTTCGACCGACAGCAAGGGGCCCGACACCAAGGCGGCCGCGTCCAGCGGGGCGGCGTCGGGGAGCGACGCCGACAGCAAGGACGCGGACAAGGGCACGGACGCCGACAAGGCCAAGGGGTCCGACCCCAGCCCGGACGGGGAGACGACGGAGGAGGCCGGTTCGAGCGGGTCCGGGGGCAGTTCGCCGAGCCCCTCGGGCGGGTCGAACGGATCGGTCGGCGGTGACGGTTCCGGCTCGGGCTCGGGCGACATCGCGACCAAGACGTACAAGAGCTCTCAGGGGTTCTCGATCGGGCTGCCCGACGGGTGGAAGTACCAGTCCACGGACGCCGCGGGCGCCCGATTCTCCGGCCCTGACGGTCAGCGGCTGCTCGTCGGGTGGACGTCCACGCCGAAGAGCGACCCGGTCGCGGACTGGAAGAACCAGGAACGCTACATGACGCGTCCGCAGTACGAGCGGATACGAATAGAGGCGGTGAACTACCGGGGCTGGAACGCGGCCGACTGGGAGTTCACCTATGTGGAGAGCGGTACGAAGAACCGGTCGATCGACCGGGGGTTCGTCGTCGACTCGCGGCAGGGGTACGCGCTGATGTACACCGCGAAGGCCGCGAAGTGGAGCGGTGAGCTGCGCAAGGACACGTGGCGGACCTTCACGAAGACCTTCGAGCCCAAGGCCTGA